One window of Parambassis ranga chromosome 3, fParRan2.1, whole genome shotgun sequence genomic DNA carries:
- the ero1a gene encoding ERO1-like protein alpha, whose translation MKPGVFLLLLLQVSGSADGRCFCQVTGDLDDCACDVETIDDFNNNQLFPKLQTLLESDYFRFYKVNLNKPCPFWTAGSHCGSRHCAVQPCSPSEVPEGIRDSAHNKYSAEVNEQLDECERAEHLGAVDVSLSAETREALLDWSKHDDEAERFCVVDDEESPDSQYVDLLLNPERFTGYKGPGAWQIWNSIYEENCFKPYTVRRPLFPDTFQSSSGSEARSFYSWLEGQCVEKRAFYRLISGLHASINIHLSARYLLDDSWFQKKWGHNVSEFMQRFDSELTAGEGPKRLRNLYFLYLIELRALAKVLPFFQQPSLKLYTGRPEEDGKHKELLLDILQLARSFPLHFDETSLFAGNEKEAAKLKEDVRLAFLNISRIMDCVECFKCRVWGKLQTQGLGTALKILFSERQIEALPTSSAQRPRFQLSRQEIVSLLNAFGRISTSVRELQNFRSLLAEER comes from the exons ATGAAGCCGGGggtcttcctgctcctcctgctgcaggtgtCCGGATCAGCTGACGGCAGGTGTTTCTGTCAG GTCACaggtgacctggatgactgcgCCTGTGATGTGGAGACCATCGATGACTTCAACAACAACCAGCTTTTCCCCAAACTCCAAACTCTCCTGGAGTCTGACTATTTCAGATTCTACAAG GTGAACCTGAACAAGCCGTGCCCCTTCTGGACAGCTGGCAGTCACTGTGGGTCGAGGCACTGCGCCGTGCAGCCCTGCTCCCCT AGTGAAGTACCCGAGGGGATCAGAGACTCGGCGCACAACAAG tattCAGCAGAGGTAAATGAGCAGCTGGATGAGTGTGAGCGAGCGGAGCATCTCGGAGCTGTAGATGTCTCTTTAAG CGCTGAGACTCGAGAGGCTCTGCTGGACTGGAGCAAACACGACGACGAGGCGGAGCGCTTCTGCGTGGTTGATG ATGAGGAATCCCCGGACTCTCAGTACGTCGACCTGCTGCTGAACCCTGAGCGCTTCACTGGCTACAAAGGACCCGGGGCCTGGCAGATCTGGAACAGCATCTACGAGGAGAACTGCTTCAA ACCATACACCGTCAGGCGGCCATTATTTCCTGACACGTTCCAGAGCAGCTCCGGAAGTGAAG CGAGGAGCTTCTACAGCTGGCTGGAAG GTCAGTGTGTGGAGAAGAGGGCTTTCTACCGGCTCATCTCTGGCCTGCATGCCAGCATCAACATACACCTGAGTGCCAGATACCTGCTGGATG ACAGCTGGTTTCAAAAGAAGTGGGGCCACAACGTGTCGGAGTTCATGCAGCGCTTCGACTCCGAGCTAACAGCCGGCGAGGGCCCCAAGAGGCTCCGCAACCTCTACTTCCTGTACCTGATCGAGCTGCGGGCGCTGGCCAAGGTGCTGCCGTTCTTCCAGCAGCCGTCCTTAAAGCTCTACACCGGCAGACCCGAGGAGGACGgcaaacacaaagagctgctgctggacatcCTGCAGCTGGCCCG gtctttCCCTTTGCACTTTGACGAGACGTCTCTGTTTGCTGGCAATGAAAAGGAAGCAGCCAAGCTGAAG GAGGACGTCAGACTGGCTTTCCTCAACATCTCCAGGATCATGGACTGCGTCGAATGCTTCAAATGCCGTGTGTGGGGGAAGCTGCAG ACCCAGGGATTAGGCACTGCGCTGAAGATTTTGTTTTCAGAGCGACAGATTGAAGCTCTGCCCACATCCAGTGCCCAGCGACCCAGATTCCAGCTCAGCCGGCAGGAGATCGTCTCCCTGCTCAACGCCTTCGGAAG GATTTCCACAAgtgtcagagagctgcagaacttCAGGTCGCTGCTGGCGGAGGAGCGGTGA